Proteins encoded together in one Pseudomonas sp. ADAK13 window:
- a CDS encoding amino acid permease — protein sequence MTTPDQGFTEITNRELGLRRQLTSGQMSMIAIGGAIGTGLFMGSAYAIGYAGPSVLVSYAIGALITLLLMGCLAEMTVAHSTSGSFGAYAEFYVSPLAGFLVRYAYWAAIVLAVGAEVTAVAMYMKYWFANVPEWVWIVSFSSVLIVLNAISVKTFGNFEYWFSTIKISAIVGFIILAVYVVFGSGNPDYGVQHYTAHGGFFPNGLSGMWIAVIVSIFSYLSVEMIAVAAGEAADPEQAVKKAFRATIVRLVVFYLLTLALMLAIVPWNQAGHAQSPFVTVMQTIGIPGATGVMNFVILIAALSAMNSQLYITTRMMFSLSRAGFAPKSMGALSKSGIPLNALLLSSSGIALATLLNVVYPESSFTLMMAISMFGAIFTWFMIFLTHLFFRRYRQRHGGAKLSFQLALFPYSTLLGLVLMGAVMITTFFTDAFKMTLVFGVPFLLILSLVYYVFFRKGAAKASNKALA from the coding sequence GTGACCACGCCAGACCAAGGCTTTACCGAAATTACCAATCGCGAGTTGGGCCTCAGGCGCCAGCTCACTTCCGGCCAGATGAGCATGATCGCCATCGGTGGCGCCATCGGCACCGGGCTGTTCATGGGCAGCGCCTACGCCATCGGCTATGCCGGGCCCAGCGTGCTGGTCAGCTATGCCATTGGCGCGCTGATCACCTTGCTGTTGATGGGCTGCCTGGCGGAAATGACCGTGGCGCACTCCACCTCGGGCTCGTTCGGCGCGTATGCCGAGTTTTACGTCAGCCCGCTGGCGGGTTTCCTGGTGCGGTATGCGTACTGGGCGGCGATTGTGCTGGCGGTGGGCGCCGAGGTCACGGCGGTGGCGATGTACATGAAGTACTGGTTCGCCAATGTGCCGGAGTGGGTGTGGATCGTGTCGTTTTCCAGCGTGCTGATCGTGCTCAACGCTATCAGCGTCAAGACCTTCGGCAACTTCGAGTACTGGTTCTCCACGATCAAGATCAGCGCCATCGTCGGCTTCATCATCCTCGCGGTGTATGTGGTGTTCGGCTCCGGTAACCCGGATTACGGCGTGCAGCATTACACCGCCCATGGCGGCTTTTTCCCGAACGGGTTGAGCGGCATGTGGATCGCGGTGATTGTCTCGATCTTCAGCTACCTGAGCGTGGAAATGATCGCGGTGGCCGCCGGTGAAGCCGCCGACCCGGAGCAGGCGGTGAAGAAAGCCTTCCGCGCGACCATCGTGCGGCTGGTGGTGTTCTACCTGCTGACCCTGGCGCTGATGTTGGCCATCGTGCCGTGGAACCAGGCCGGGCATGCCCAGAGCCCGTTCGTCACAGTGATGCAGACCATCGGCATTCCTGGCGCCACTGGGGTGATGAACTTCGTGATCCTGATCGCCGCCTTGTCGGCGATGAACAGCCAGCTCTACATCACCACCCGCATGATGTTCAGCCTGTCCCGCGCCGGTTTTGCGCCCAAGTCCATGGGCGCCTTGAGCAAGAGCGGGATCCCGTTGAACGCCTTGCTGCTGTCCAGTTCGGGCATCGCCCTGGCGACGCTGCTGAACGTGGTGTACCCGGAAAGCTCGTTCACCCTGATGATGGCGATCTCGATGTTTGGCGCGATCTTCACCTGGTTCATGATCTTCCTCACGCACCTGTTTTTCCGCCGCTACCGCCAGCGTCATGGCGGGGCGAAGTTGTCGTTTCAACTGGCGCTGTTTCCCTACAGCACCCTGCTGGGCCTGGTGTTGATGGGGGCGGTGATGATCACCACGTTCTTCACCGACGCGTTCAAGATGACGCTGGTGTTCGGGGTGCCGTTCCTGCTGATTCTGTCGCTGGTGTACTACGTATTCTTCCGCAAGGGCGCGGCCAAGGCATCGAACAAGGCTTTGGCATAA
- a CDS encoding LysR family transcriptional regulator codes for MHFDLIDLRLYLHILDTGNITAGAGRSHLSLAAASARIRAMEASLGIEFLERGRRGVTPTPAGKALARHARLLLQQAEHLQQDLAEYANGVKGQVRLLCNTTALSEYLPELLADFLHEHANLDIDLQELPSLRITHALRQGTADLGIISDAVDTHGLQTLPFRDDPLVLIRPLDHPLAERTVSFIDSLQHDYVGLAAGSALAVYLEEQALHAGFRLQTRIRADSFDGLIRMVARGAGLGIVPQAALERWPLERRFKAQPLTEDWACRKLLLCAREFEQLPGYAKALFDALAAPLRKNT; via the coding sequence ATGCACTTTGACCTGATCGACCTGCGCCTGTACCTGCACATCCTCGACACCGGCAATATCACCGCCGGCGCCGGCCGCAGCCATTTGTCCCTGGCAGCCGCCAGCGCGCGGATCCGGGCGATGGAAGCTTCACTGGGCATCGAGTTCCTGGAGCGTGGCCGCCGAGGCGTCACCCCGACTCCGGCAGGCAAAGCCCTGGCCCGTCACGCCCGCCTGCTGTTGCAGCAAGCCGAGCACCTGCAGCAAGACCTCGCGGAATACGCCAACGGCGTCAAAGGCCAGGTGCGCCTGCTGTGCAACACCACCGCCCTGAGCGAATACCTGCCGGAACTGCTGGCGGATTTTCTGCACGAGCACGCCAACCTCGACATCGACCTGCAGGAACTGCCGAGCCTGCGCATCACCCACGCCTTGCGCCAGGGCACCGCAGACCTCGGGATTATTTCCGATGCGGTGGACACCCACGGCCTGCAAACCCTGCCCTTTCGCGACGACCCGCTGGTACTGATCAGGCCGCTGGATCATCCCTTGGCCGAACGCACCGTGAGTTTTATCGACAGCTTGCAGCACGACTACGTGGGCCTGGCCGCCGGCAGCGCGCTGGCGGTGTACCTGGAAGAACAGGCGCTGCACGCCGGCTTTCGCTTGCAGACACGCATCCGCGCGGACAGCTTTGACGGGTTGATTCGCATGGTCGCCCGGGGCGCCGGGCTGGGGATCGTGCCCCAGGCGGCGCTGGAACGCTGGCCGTTGGAGCGGCGCTTCAAGGCCCAACCCCTGACCGAGGATTGGGCCTGTCGCAAACTGCTGTTATGCGCCCGCGAGTTCGAGCAATTGCCTGGTTATGCCAAAGCCTTGTTCGATGCCTTGGCCGCGCCCTTGCGGAAGAATACGTAG
- a CDS encoding sulfite exporter TauE/SafE family protein: MNTFLAFYQNLGPALTLLVIGTFMLAGTVKGVIGLGLPTVAIGMLGLAMLPAQAAALLIIPSTITNLWQLAFGGHLSALIKRLWPMLLLIFLGTGLGSLWLGMDGGHWVVRALGGALLVYALSGLLLPTFNVSPTTERWLGPLCGVLTGVITSATGVFVIPAVPYLQALGLNRDQLVQALGLSFTVSTLALAAGLFWRGSLGGGELNASLLALVPALLGMWLGQALRQRISAVLFKRVFFIGMAALGGHLLISG; the protein is encoded by the coding sequence ATGAATACTTTTCTCGCGTTCTACCAAAACCTCGGTCCGGCCCTGACATTACTGGTGATCGGCACGTTTATGCTGGCCGGCACGGTCAAGGGCGTGATCGGCCTGGGCCTGCCCACCGTCGCCATTGGCATGCTCGGCCTGGCTATGTTGCCGGCGCAGGCTGCCGCGCTACTGATCATTCCGTCGACGATCACTAACCTCTGGCAACTGGCGTTCGGCGGCCACCTGAGCGCTTTGATCAAACGCCTGTGGCCGATGCTCCTGCTGATTTTCCTCGGCACCGGGCTGGGCTCGTTGTGGCTCGGCATGGACGGCGGGCATTGGGTGGTGCGGGCGTTGGGCGGGGCGTTGCTGGTGTATGCCTTGAGCGGGCTGTTGCTGCCGACGTTCAACGTGAGCCCGACCACCGAGCGCTGGCTGGGGCCGCTGTGCGGGGTGCTGACCGGAGTCATCACCTCGGCCACCGGGGTGTTTGTGATCCCGGCGGTACCGTATCTGCAAGCGTTGGGCTTGAACCGCGACCAACTGGTGCAGGCGCTGGGGCTGTCGTTCACCGTATCGACCCTGGCGCTGGCGGCCGGGCTCTTCTGGCGCGGTAGCCTGGGCGGCGGCGAGTTGAATGCCTCGCTACTGGCGCTGGTCCCCGCGCTGCTCGGCATGTGGCTGGGCCAGGCCCTGCGCCAGCGCATCAGTGCGGTGTTGTTCAAGCGCGTATTTTTTATCGGCATGGCCGCGTTGGGGGGGCATCTGCTGATCAGTGGTTAA
- a CDS encoding NAD(P)H-dependent oxidoreductase, protein MKKILLLNGGKKFAHSDGRYNSTLHEAALAVLDRGGVDVKETHIDAGYDVAEEVAKFLWADVIIYQMPGWWMGAPWIVKKYIDEVFTEGHGSLYASDGRTRSDSSQKYGSGGLIQGKQYMLSLTWNAPQQAFDDPTDFFEAKGVDAVYFPFHKANEFLGMTGLPTFLCVDVMKRPAIEADVARYEQHLAQVFNLSL, encoded by the coding sequence ATGAAGAAAATTCTCCTGCTCAACGGCGGCAAGAAGTTCGCCCACTCCGACGGTCGCTACAACAGCACCCTGCATGAAGCCGCCCTGGCCGTGCTGGACCGTGGCGGCGTCGACGTCAAGGAAACCCACATCGACGCCGGCTACGACGTGGCCGAAGAAGTCGCCAAGTTCCTCTGGGCCGACGTGATCATTTACCAGATGCCCGGCTGGTGGATGGGCGCCCCGTGGATCGTCAAAAAGTACATCGACGAAGTCTTCACCGAAGGCCACGGCAGCCTCTATGCCAGCGACGGCCGCACCCGCTCCGACTCTTCGCAGAAATACGGCAGCGGCGGCCTGATCCAGGGCAAGCAATACATGTTGTCCCTGACCTGGAACGCCCCGCAGCAAGCCTTCGACGACCCTACCGACTTCTTCGAAGCCAAGGGCGTGGACGCGGTGTATTTCCCGTTCCACAAGGCCAACGAATTCCTCGGCATGACCGGCCTGCCGACCTTCCTGTGCGTGGACGTGATGAAGCGCCCGGCCATCGAAGCCGACGTGGCGCGTTATGAGCAGCATCTGGCGCAGGTGTTTAACCTGAGTCTGTAA
- a CDS encoding LysR family transcriptional regulator codes for MKARSDELQIFVCVIECGSISAAAEQVGQTPSAVSRTLSRLEAKLDTTLINRTTRRMDLTEEGKYFFERAKVILEQMDDLEERLSSRQQTPSGRLRINAASPFMLHAIVPYIAEFRGLYPDIQLELNSNDLIIDLLEQSTDIAIRIGALADSTLHARSLGCSPLRILASPAYLEQHGTPGTVAELAEHTLLGFTQTETLNHWPLRHVHGDRWQIQPGVAASSGETLRQLALEGQGITCLSDFMTAQDIKTGRLIPVLAEFNSGYRQPINAVYYRNSQLALRIQCFLDFIQGKLASYAS; via the coding sequence TTGAAAGCCCGATCCGATGAGCTACAGATCTTCGTCTGCGTGATTGAATGCGGGTCGATTTCCGCCGCCGCCGAACAGGTCGGGCAGACGCCTTCGGCGGTCAGCCGCACCTTGTCGCGCCTGGAAGCCAAGCTCGACACCACCTTGATCAACCGCACCACCCGGCGCATGGACCTGACCGAAGAGGGCAAGTATTTCTTCGAGCGGGCCAAGGTGATCCTCGAACAGATGGACGACCTCGAAGAGCGCCTGTCGTCGCGCCAGCAAACCCCGTCGGGGCGCCTGCGGATCAACGCGGCGTCGCCCTTCATGCTGCACGCGATCGTGCCGTACATCGCCGAGTTTCGTGGCCTGTACCCGGATATCCAGCTGGAGCTGAACAGCAACGACCTGATCATCGACCTGCTGGAGCAGAGCACCGACATCGCGATTCGCATCGGTGCCCTGGCCGACTCGACCCTGCACGCCCGCTCACTGGGTTGCAGCCCGCTGCGTATCCTCGCCAGCCCGGCTTACCTGGAACAGCACGGCACCCCCGGCACCGTTGCCGAACTGGCCGAACACACCTTGCTCGGCTTCACCCAGACCGAAACCCTCAACCACTGGCCATTGCGCCATGTGCACGGGGATCGCTGGCAGATCCAGCCGGGCGTCGCGGCCTCCAGCGGCGAAACCTTGCGCCAGCTGGCGCTGGAAGGGCAGGGCATCACCTGTTTGTCGGACTTCATGACCGCCCAGGACATCAAGACCGGGCGCCTGATACCGGTGTTGGCCGAGTTCAACAGCGGCTATCGCCAGCCGATCAACGCCGTGTACTACCGCAACTCGCAATTGGCCTTGCGCATCCAGTGCTTCCTGGACTTTATCCAGGGCAAGCTGGCCAGCTACGCCAGCTGA
- a CDS encoding NAD-dependent epimerase/dehydratase family protein, whose protein sequence is MNVFITGAAGFIGGSIATGLVKAGHNVTGLVRSAEQAAEMTALGITPVTGTLDDSALLTEQAKKADAVINAASSDHRGAVETLLAALRGSNKPFLHTSGSSIVGDASGGKSSDVIYVEDNLPEPTVDKAARVAIDNLILAAAQDGVNSAVICNTLIYGHSLGVKRDSVQLPRLLKQARKSGVVRHVGTGQNIWSNVHIEDVVALYLLALEKNVPGTFYFVESGEAAFIDMTTAIAEALKLGKPQDWPLADAEAEWGYEMANYGLGSNSRVRGKHARELLGWAPKRTSVVEWIRNEMV, encoded by the coding sequence ATGAACGTATTCATTACCGGCGCTGCCGGTTTTATCGGCGGCTCCATCGCCACGGGCCTGGTCAAGGCCGGCCATAACGTCACCGGTTTGGTGCGCAGCGCCGAGCAAGCTGCCGAAATGACTGCATTGGGCATCACGCCGGTGACCGGCACGCTGGATGACAGCGCGCTGCTGACCGAGCAAGCGAAGAAGGCTGACGCGGTCATCAACGCCGCCAGCAGCGACCATCGCGGTGCTGTGGAAACCTTGCTGGCCGCCTTGCGCGGTTCCAACAAGCCGTTCCTGCACACCAGCGGTTCGAGCATTGTCGGTGATGCGTCCGGCGGTAAGTCGAGCGACGTCATCTACGTCGAAGACAACCTGCCGGAGCCGACCGTCGACAAGGCCGCCCGCGTGGCCATCGACAATCTGATCCTGGCTGCCGCCCAAGACGGCGTGAACTCGGCGGTGATCTGCAACACCCTGATCTACGGCCACAGCCTGGGCGTGAAGCGCGACAGCGTGCAATTGCCGCGCTTGCTCAAGCAGGCGCGCAAGAGCGGTGTAGTGCGTCATGTGGGCACTGGCCAGAACATCTGGTCCAACGTGCACATCGAAGACGTGGTGGCGCTGTACCTGCTGGCGCTGGAAAAGAATGTGCCGGGTACGTTCTACTTTGTGGAGAGTGGCGAAGCGGCGTTTATCGACATGACCACTGCGATTGCCGAAGCGCTGAAACTGGGCAAGCCACAGGATTGGCCATTGGCGGATGCCGAGGCCGAGTGGGGCTATGAAATGGCCAACTATGGCTTGGGCTCCAACAGCCGGGTGCGTGGCAAGCATGCGCGGGAATTGCTCGGGTGGGCGCCGAAGCGGACCTCTGTAGTCGAGTGGATTCGCAACGAGATGGTGTGA
- a CDS encoding SulP family inorganic anion transporter yields MNLTRLRADTLAGLTTSFALLPECIAFALVAHLNPLMGLYGAFIICTLTALFGGRPGMVSGAAGSMAVVIVALVVQHGVQYLLATVLLGGLIMVAFGLLRLGKLVRMVPHSVMLGFVNGLAIIIALAQLEHFKNGDTWLSGTPLYVMTGLVAATMAIVYLLPRLTRAVPPALVAILGVGLAVYLLGLPTRTLGDMAHIAGGLPTFALPQIPWTLETLHIIAPYAILMAMVGLLETLLTLNLTDEITETRGYPDRESVALGAANMVSGLFGGMGGCAMIGQTVINLSSGGRGRFSGVFAGVMILLFILFLSPLIERIPLAALVGVMFVVSQQTFAWASLRVINKVPLNDVLVIMAVTVITVFTDLATAVLCGIVIAALNFAWQQARELYADEHMEPDGSKLYRVHGTLFFASTTPFLNRFDPANDPAQVTLDCRHLSFVDYSAIAALMTLRERYTKAGKHLRVLHLSERCRKLLKRARVQHD; encoded by the coding sequence ATGAACCTCACCCGTCTGCGCGCCGACACCCTGGCCGGACTCACCACGTCTTTCGCCTTGCTGCCTGAATGCATCGCCTTCGCCCTGGTCGCCCACCTCAACCCGCTGATGGGCCTCTACGGCGCGTTCATCATCTGCACCCTCACCGCGTTGTTCGGCGGCCGGCCGGGCATGGTCTCCGGTGCCGCCGGCTCGATGGCGGTGGTGATCGTCGCACTGGTGGTGCAGCACGGCGTGCAGTACTTGCTGGCCACGGTGTTGCTGGGTGGGTTGATCATGGTCGCCTTCGGCCTGTTGCGCCTGGGCAAGCTGGTGCGCATGGTGCCGCACTCGGTAATGCTCGGGTTCGTTAACGGCCTGGCGATCATCATTGCCCTGGCGCAGCTGGAGCACTTCAAGAACGGTGACACCTGGCTCAGCGGCACGCCGCTGTACGTGATGACCGGGCTGGTCGCGGCAACCATGGCCATCGTCTACCTGCTGCCGCGCCTGACCCGCGCCGTGCCGCCGGCCCTGGTGGCGATCCTCGGCGTGGGCCTGGCGGTGTATCTGCTCGGCCTGCCGACCCGCACCCTGGGCGACATGGCCCACATCGCCGGCGGCCTGCCGACCTTCGCGCTGCCGCAGATTCCCTGGACCCTCGAAACCCTGCACATCATCGCGCCCTACGCGATCCTGATGGCCATGGTCGGCCTGCTGGAAACCCTGCTGACCCTCAACCTCACCGACGAAATCACCGAAACCCGTGGCTACCCGGACCGCGAAAGCGTGGCCCTGGGCGCGGCGAATATGGTCTCCGGATTATTCGGCGGCATGGGCGGCTGCGCGATGATCGGGCAAACCGTGATCAACCTCAGCTCCGGCGGGCGCGGGCGCTTCTCCGGGGTATTTGCCGGGGTGATGATCCTGTTGTTCATTCTGTTTCTGTCACCGCTGATCGAGCGTATTCCGCTGGCGGCGCTGGTGGGGGTGATGTTCGTGGTGTCCCAGCAGACGTTTGCCTGGGCTTCGTTGCGGGTGATCAACAAGGTGCCGCTCAACGACGTGCTGGTGATTATGGCGGTGACGGTGATTACCGTGTTCACCGACCTGGCGACGGCAGTGTTGTGCGGGATTGTGATTGCGGCGCTGAACTTCGCCTGGCAGCAAGCGCGTGAGCTGTATGCCGATGAGCATATGGAGCCGGACGGCAGCAAACTCTATCGGGTGCACGGCACGCTGTTCTTTGCCTCGACCACGCCGTTTCTCAACCGGTTCGACCCGGCCAACGACCCGGCCCAGGTGACGCTGGATTGCCGTCACTTGAGCTTTGTTGACTATTCAGCGATTGCCGCCTTGATGACCCTGCGGGAGCGCTACACCAAGGCCGGCAAGCATCTGCGGGTGCTGCACCTGTCCGAACGCTGCCGCAAACTGCTCAAGCGCGCCCGGGTACAGCACGACTAG
- a CDS encoding lysozyme inhibitor LprI family protein encodes MNRQHLLVPFAAGALLLALCGTASADENPALKKCMDGANTTADMVDCNARETKVQDARLNTAYKTAMTAMEGNRKQQLQDVQRQWIKFRDANCGFIGSATGGTIDQVNGSGCVLDMTQTRAQELENLVGP; translated from the coding sequence ATGAATCGTCAACACCTGCTTGTTCCCTTCGCCGCCGGCGCACTGCTGCTGGCCCTGTGCGGCACGGCCTCGGCCGACGAGAACCCGGCGCTGAAAAAATGCATGGACGGCGCCAACACCACCGCCGACATGGTCGATTGCAATGCCAGGGAAACCAAGGTTCAGGACGCGCGCCTGAACACCGCCTACAAAACCGCGATGACGGCGATGGAAGGCAACCGCAAACAGCAATTGCAGGATGTGCAGCGCCAGTGGATCAAGTTTCGCGATGCCAATTGCGGCTTCATCGGCTCGGCAACCGGCGGCACCATCGATCAGGTCAACGGCTCCGGCTGCGTGCTGGACATGACCCAGACCCGCGCCCAGGAGTTGGAAAACCTGGTCGGGCCGTGA
- a CDS encoding GntT/GntP/DsdX family permease — MIYDFHNLFDVTLSEEYRMAASPGYWLLIYAAIAIIALIVLIARYRLNPFIVITLVSIGLALLAGMPADTIMGSYEAGVGKTLGHIALVVALGTMLGKMMAESGGAEQVARTLINRFGERNAHWAMVCIAFLVGLPLFFEVGFVLLVPIAFTVARRVGVSILMVGLPMVAGLSVVHALVPPHPAAMMAVLAYNASVGQTVLYAILVGIPTAIIAGPLYAKFIVPHIHLPAENPLERQFIDREPRTRLPSFALTMGTILLPVVLMMIGGWANLISTPGTAFNQFLLFIGNSVIALLVATLVSFWTLGLAQGFNRESILKFTNECLAPTASITLLVGAGGGLNRILVDAGVTNEILGLAHAFNLSPLVMGWLFAALMRIATGSATVAMTTASGVVAPVAMGLGYPHPELLVLATGAGSVIFSHVNDGGFWLIKEYFNMTVIQTFKTWTVLETLISVVAFGLTYGLSCIL; from the coding sequence ATGATTTATGACTTTCACAACCTATTCGACGTGACCCTTTCCGAGGAGTACCGCATGGCCGCATCACCGGGGTATTGGCTGTTGATCTACGCCGCCATCGCCATCATTGCATTGATCGTATTGATCGCGCGTTACCGGCTCAACCCGTTTATCGTCATCACCCTGGTGTCCATCGGCCTGGCCCTGTTGGCCGGGATGCCGGCGGACACGATCATGGGCTCCTACGAGGCGGGCGTCGGCAAGACGCTGGGGCATATTGCGCTGGTGGTCGCGCTGGGGACGATGCTCGGCAAGATGATGGCCGAATCCGGCGGCGCCGAGCAGGTGGCGCGCACGCTGATCAACCGCTTCGGCGAGCGTAATGCCCACTGGGCAATGGTGTGCATTGCCTTCCTGGTGGGGCTGCCGCTGTTTTTCGAGGTCGGGTTTGTGTTGCTGGTGCCGATCGCCTTTACCGTGGCACGGCGAGTGGGCGTGTCGATCCTGATGGTCGGTTTGCCGATGGTGGCGGGCTTGTCGGTGGTGCATGCGCTGGTGCCGCCCCATCCGGCGGCCATGATGGCGGTGCTGGCCTATAACGCGTCGGTCGGTCAAACCGTGCTGTATGCGATTCTAGTGGGTATCCCGACGGCAATCATTGCCGGCCCCCTGTACGCCAAGTTCATCGTGCCGCACATCCACCTGCCGGCGGAAAACCCGCTGGAACGTCAGTTCATCGACCGCGAACCGCGCACCCGTTTGCCGAGTTTCGCCCTGACCATGGGCACCATCCTGTTGCCGGTGGTGCTGATGATGATCGGCGGCTGGGCCAACCTGATTTCCACGCCGGGCACCGCGTTCAACCAGTTCCTGTTGTTTATCGGCAACTCGGTGATCGCGCTGCTGGTGGCCACCTTGGTGAGCTTCTGGACCCTGGGCCTGGCCCAGGGCTTCAACCGCGAATCGATCCTCAAGTTCACCAACGAATGCCTGGCACCGACGGCCAGCATCACCTTGCTGGTGGGCGCGGGCGGCGGCTTGAACCGGATTTTGGTGGACGCTGGTGTCACCAATGAAATCCTTGGCCTGGCGCATGCCTTCAACTTGTCGCCGCTGGTGATGGGTTGGCTGTTCGCCGCGTTGATGCGCATCGCCACCGGCTCGGCTACGGTGGCCATGACCACCGCCTCGGGCGTGGTTGCGCCGGTGGCGATGGGCCTGGGTTATCCCCATCCGGAATTGCTGGTGCTGGCTACCGGTGCGGGGTCGGTCATCTTTTCCCACGTGAACGACGGCGGCTTCTGGCTGATCAAGGAATACTTCAATATGACGGTGATCCAGACCTTCAAGACCTGGACCGTGCTGGAGACCCTGATTTCGGTGGTCGCCTTCGGTCTGACTTATGGCCTGTCCTGCATTTTGTAA
- a CDS encoding MurR/RpiR family transcriptional regulator has product MDILYQIRARQDSFSAGEGRIAKLMLDDVGFAASASLEELSQRAEVSTATLSRFARSVGCRDLRDLRLQLAQASGVGSRFLDPAGLPEQSAFHRQILSDIEATLRRHLSGFNQRSFVDAVSLLGHARMIHAFGMGGPSSLCSDELQVRLVRLGYSIAACHDPVMMRVTAATLGPEHALIVCSLTGITPEVLGVVALARNYGAKIIAITLPDSPLAQLADVLLPLQPAETSFIYKPTAARYGMLLAIDVLATELALAMPDDNQERLRRIKLALDDYRGGPDSLPLGD; this is encoded by the coding sequence ATGGACATCCTCTACCAGATCCGCGCCCGCCAGGATTCCTTCAGCGCCGGCGAAGGGCGTATCGCCAAGCTGATGCTGGATGATGTCGGCTTTGCTGCGTCCGCCAGCCTGGAAGAATTGTCCCAGCGGGCCGAGGTCAGCACCGCGACCTTGTCGCGTTTCGCCCGCAGCGTCGGGTGCCGCGACCTGCGTGACCTGCGCCTGCAACTGGCCCAGGCCAGCGGCGTCGGTAGCCGATTCCTCGACCCGGCCGGGTTGCCCGAGCAGTCGGCGTTTCACCGGCAGATTCTCAGCGATATCGAGGCGACGTTGCGCCGGCACTTGTCCGGTTTCAACCAGCGCAGTTTTGTCGACGCCGTGAGCCTGCTGGGCCATGCGCGGATGATCCACGCGTTCGGCATGGGCGGGCCGTCGAGCCTGTGCAGCGACGAGTTGCAAGTGCGCCTGGTGCGCCTGGGCTACTCGATCGCCGCCTGCCACGACCCGGTGATGATGCGCGTGACGGCCGCCACCTTGGGCCCGGAGCATGCGCTGATCGTCTGCTCGCTGACCGGCATCACCCCGGAGGTGTTGGGCGTGGTGGCACTGGCGCGCAACTACGGCGCAAAAATCATCGCCATCACCCTGCCGGACTCCCCGCTGGCGCAGTTGGCCGATGTGTTGCTGCCGCTGCAACCGGCGGAAACCAGTTTTATCTACAAGCCAACGGCGGCGCGCTACGGAATGCTGTTGGCCATCGACGTGCTCGCCACCGAGCTGGCCCTGGCCATGCCGGACGACAACCAGGAACGCCTGCGACGGATCAAGCTGGCCCTGGACGATTATCGCGGCGGCCCCGACAGCCTGCCGCTTGGAGATTGA